CATACTGCACAGCTTTATTTATCAGTTATTGAATTGACGATTAAACTATTACAAGAATGAATGATTCCCTTACACTCGGCTCGAACATCCCCAGAAAAGGCAACGCCTTTACCGCCGCAATCGGCAGCGCGGTGTTTAAATTTCTCGGCTGGAAATTTGAAGGCGAAGTCCCTAACCTTGCACAAATGATTCTTCCGGTCGCACCGCACAGTTCCAACATGGATTTCATTGTCGCCATTGCGGCTGTTTTCAAACTGCGTTTACGCGTCTCCTATTTTGGAAAACACACCTTGTTCAAATTTCCCCTGGGATGGTTTATGCGCTCAACCGGTGGCATACCGGTTAACCGGGGTTCTTCACAAGGATTGACCGGTCAAATGGTTGAGGCATTCAATCAGCATCCGCAACTGATCCTTGGTCTTGCCCCTGAAGGCACGCGTGGAAAAGTCACCCAATGGAAAAAAGGATTTGCGGTGATTGCACAAGCAACCAATGTTCCCGTGCTAACCGTGCTTCTCGATTACGCAAATAAAACGATTCGTTTTATGCCCTTGATCACCGATGTCGGCGATGTGGATAAAACCATGGAACAAGTACAAGCATACACGGCGACAGCTAAACCAAAAAATCAAAACTAAATATTACTCCGGATATCTTGCCCCTGGATCCAGATACACCATCTTGCGAGCGCCATGCGGCCCGGCACTGAATCGCCACGGATACGGAATCACTGAACGCACCGTGTAGTGCAAATGTGGCGGTTTGCCTTTGGCATTACCCGTATCACCCACGGCGCCAATGACTTCTCCTGGACTCAAAAATTGAAAAGCATGCGCTTTGTGTTCTGACATGTGTGCGTAATAATGCATTTTCCATTTTGGACCAAGCACAAGTGCTACCTTGCCACCTTTTGTGTAGGTTCCTACGAAGGTAACAATCCCATAGCCATCCGATACAACCGGCGTGCCGTGATCGGCAAAAATATCGATACCTTTATGGGTTACTGAGGAACCCCAGGGGTAATACCAAAAACTTTGCGGGTCCCAATTCGCCCGGCTTGCACCTTCAACCGGAATCACTGCCGGGTCGGGCAAGCAATATCCAAGCACTATCACCAAGGCGATGAGAAGCCATTGTTGTTTGCGTCGCCGACTCCATTTCCTGCGACGTAAGCGACTGCGTGACAGTCGTTTTT
This genomic window from Gammaproteobacteria bacterium contains:
- a CDS encoding M23 family metallopeptidase; the protein is MPDPAVIPVEGASRANWDPQSFWYYPWGSSVTHKGIDIFADHGTPVVSDGYGIVTFVGTYTKGGKVALVLGPKWKMHYYAHMSEHKAHAFQFLSPGEVIGAVGDTGNAKGKPPHLHYTVRSVIPYPWRFSAGPHGARKMVYLDPGARYPE
- a CDS encoding acyltransferase; this translates as MNDSLTLGSNIPRKGNAFTAAIGSAVFKFLGWKFEGEVPNLAQMILPVAPHSSNMDFIVAIAAVFKLRLRVSYFGKHTLFKFPLGWFMRSTGGIPVNRGSSQGLTGQMVEAFNQHPQLILGLAPEGTRGKVTQWKKGFAVIAQATNVPVLTVLLDYANKTIRFMPLITDVGDVDKTMEQVQAYTATAKPKNQN